One Vitis vinifera cultivar Pinot Noir 40024 chromosome 8, ASM3070453v1 genomic window carries:
- the LOC100264239 gene encoding jasmonate-induced oxygenase 1, with the protein MKMMNCLQSWPEPIVRVQSLSDSGIHVLPDRYIRHPSDRPSFTPISTHANIPVIDLHSLLAARDARLRQATLDRISGACREWGFFQVVNHGVRPELMKSIRQLWRDFFHLPLEAKQVYANSPATYEGYGSRLGVEKGAKLDWSDYFFLNYLPESARDENKWPTTPESCRELVHEYSKAVVELCGILMKILSVNLGLEGDHLQNAFGGDDVGACLRVNYYPKCPQPDLTLGISPHSDPGGMTILLPDDDVSGLQVRKGEHWVTVEPIPDALIVNLGDQIQVISNAIYKSVEHRVIVNSIKERVSLAYFYNPKGDLLIEPAKKLVSKDRPASYSAMTFDQYRLFIRQSGLWGKSQVESLKCSQ; encoded by the exons atgaaaatgatgaactGTTTGCAGAGCTGGCCAGAGCCAATTGTGCGGGTGCAATCCCTATCTGACAGTGGCATACATGTCCTCCCAGACAGATACATCAGGCACCCATCTGACCGCCCCTCCTTCACCCCCATCTCTACTCACGCCAACATTCCTGTTATTGATCTCCACTCTCTGTTGGCCGCCCGCGATGCACGCCTCCGCCAGGCCACCCTCGACCGCATATCGGGCGCGTGCAGAGAGTGGGGTTTTTTCCAGGTGGTAAACCACGGGGTGAGACCCGAGCTTATGAAAAGCATACGCCAATTGTGGCGTGACTTCTTCCACCTCCCGCTTGAGGCGAAGCAGGTGTACGCCAACTCCCCCGCCACATATGAAGGGTATGGGAGCCGTCTCGGGGTGGAGAAGGGTGCGAAGCTCGACTGGAGCGACTACTTCTTTCTGAACTATCTGCCGGAGTCTGCAAGGGATGAGAACAAGTGGCCTACTACTCCAGAATCCTGCAG GGAACTGGTGCACGAGTACAGCAAAGCTGTGGTTGAGCTATGTGGAATTTTAATGAAGATTTTATCGGTGAACCTTGGACTAGAGGGGGACCATCTCCAAAACGCATTTGGAGGGGATGACGTTGGGGCATGCCTGAGGGTGAATTACTACCCCAAGTGCCCACAACCAGACCTCACCCTCGGCATTTCACCTCACTCCGACCCCGGTGGCATGACCATTCTCCTCCCCGATGATGACGTTTCTGGCCTCCAAGTCCGTAAAGGCGAGCACTGGGTCACTGTTGAGCCTATTCCAGATGCTCTCATTGTCAACCTTGGGGATCAGATTCAG GTGATAAGCAATGCAATTTACAAGAGCGTGGAGCATCGGGTAATCGTGAATTCCATAAAAGAGCGCGTCTCACTAGCCTACTTCTACAACCCTAAGGGCGATTTGCTCATTGAACCGGCTAAGAAGCTTGTGAGCAAGGATCGACCAGCATCATATTCAGCAATGACGTTCGATCAATACAGGCTTTTCATTAGGCAAAGTGGTCTTTGGGGTAAATCACAAGTAGAATCTCTCAAATGTTCACAATAG